One Antennarius striatus isolate MH-2024 chromosome 17, ASM4005453v1, whole genome shotgun sequence genomic window carries:
- the LOC137611210 gene encoding RNA polymerase II elongation factor ELL-like isoform X2, whose product MSALQENRSYGLSGGDPSRGGNVSVFHVKLTDSAARAIGSLQGGKGRLSHPSISFNGDQGRIAVPCSDNGDQLRIFTFGVTNVARDNPHGSFDCVQQISVSGAKELSCLGVIQKKMTINATDDSYDKARQSMAQAEEETRSRAAIVIKHEGRFRGKKVTVRAPAPALAGLTKPRPSSRSLIRDIKAGVGLSKLRKGGACALNRNLEDVQRRPLRERVSHLLALRPYKRPELILRLQRDGLPAAEKDTLESMLMEVGQLNSRDNTFVLKDSLYKELQKDWPGYTSGDQQLLKRILVRRLFQPQQNLLTIPEAQVSPLRDTPNSSPAHRPLPHPPEEYTDPLLSKKPRISHLSVKTVAGKSRARTSKDATPKDVTTTAAAANERQTNSLDPRRLFDSLSAVCQREAEAAERLEPTPCSESPQEETKPTAVKPQPEPERPPSLLIVPERSRHTIKRKKSKHKHKNQEKDLRRDRKSRKKDPSPEVTNDKISLDEAEEKNAFEPEEEVADYLLTYSPILSPAQRQSYKQDFNREYSEYRDLHAHIDGVTRQFMELDSQRKRLHRESHKYKTVHNKILHEYRKIKKSNPNYDQEKSRCEYLHNKLAHIKKLISQYDQRQLGD is encoded by the exons ATGTCGGCGTTGCAGGAGAACCGGAGCTACGGGCTGTCCGGCGGGGACCCGAGCCGCGGCGGTAACGTCTCCGTTTTTCACGTCAAACTCACGGACAGCGCGGCGCGAGCTATCGGCTCCCTCCAAGGCGGAAAG GGTCGGTTGTCGCATCCCAGCATCAGTTTTAACGGGGACCAGGGG AGAATCGCCGTCCCCTGCTCGGACAACGGAGACCAGCTCAGGATCTTCACCTTCGGCGTCACCAACGTCGCCCGTGACAACCCACATGGAAGCTTCGACTGCGTCCAGCAGATCAGCGTTAG tgGCGCCAAAGAGCTTTCGTGTCTGGGGGTGATCCAGAAGAAGATGACGATCAACGCCACCGACGACTCGTACGACAAAGCCCGTCAGAGCATGGCTCAGGCCGAGGAGGAGACCCGTAGCCGGGCAGCCATCGTCATCAAACACGAGGGCCGCTTCCGGG gtAAGAAGGTGACTGTTCGAGCCCCGGCCCCCGCTCTGGCCGGCCTGACCAAACCCAGACCGTCATCCCGATCACTCATCAGAGACATCAAGGCGGGGGTCGGCTTGTCCAAGTTGAGGAAGGGTGGGGCTTGTGCTCTGAACAGGAACCTGGAGGACGTTCAGAGGCGACCGCTCAGGGAGAGGGTGTCACACCTTCTGGCTCTGAGGCCCTACAAGAGACCCGAACTCATCCTGAGGCTGCAGAGAGACGGGCTGCCGGCCGCAGAGAAAGACACCCTGGAGTCGATGCTGATGGAG GTTGGACAGCTGAACAGCAGAGACAACACGTTTGTTCTGAAGGACAGTCTTTACAAGGAGCTGCAGAAGGACTGGCCGGGATACACGTCAGGAGACCAGCAGCTGCTGAAACGCATCCTCGTCAG GAGGTTGTTTCAGCCACAGCAGAACCTCCTCACCATCCCCGAGGCCCAGGTCAGTCCCCTGAGAGACACCCCCAACTCCTCACCAGCACATCGTCCCCTGCCTCACCCACCGGAGGAGTACACCGACCCCCTGCTGAGTAAGAAGCCCAGGATCTCACACCTGTCCGTCAAGACGGTTGCCGGCAAGTCGAGAGCGAGGACGTCCAAAGATGCGACTCCAAAAGACGTTACGACGACGGCAGCAGCGGCAAACGAGAGGCAAACGAACTCGCTCGATCCCCGGAGGCTTTTTGACTCCCTGTCGGCGGTCTGCCAGCGCGAGGCGGAGGCAGCCGAGAGGCTCGAACCGACGCCCTGCAGCGAGTCGCCTCAGGAGGAGACCAAACCCACCGCCGTCAAACCCCAACCTGAGCCCGAGCGACCTCCGTCACTGCTAATCGTTCCTGAGCGGAGCAGACATACAatcaagaggaagaagagcaaacacaaacacaaaaatcag GAAAAGGATCTGCGCAGAGACCGGAAGTCGAGGAAGAAAGATCCAAGTCCAGAGGTTACAAACGACAAAATCTCTCTGGACG AGGCGGAAGAAAAGAACGCTTTTGAACCGGAAGAGGAAGTAGCGGACTACCTTCT GACGTACTCCCCCATCCTGAGTCCCGCCCAGCGGCAGAGCTACAAGCAGGACTTCAACCGCGAGTACAGCGAGTACCGAGACCTCCACGCCCACATCGACGGCGTCACCCGGCAGTTCATGGAGCTGGACTCGCAGCGCAAACGGCTTCACCGCGAGTCGCACAAGTACAAG ACGGTTCATAATAAAATTCTCCACGAATATCGCAAAATCAAGAAG TCGAACCCCAACTACGACCAGGAAAAGAGTCGCTGTGAATATCTACACAACAAACTGGCTCACATCAAGAAGCTCATATCGCAGTACGACCAGCGGCAACTCGGGGACTGA
- the LOC137611210 gene encoding RNA polymerase II elongation factor ELL-like isoform X3, producing the protein MSALQENRSYGLSGGDPSRGGNVSVFHVKLTDSAARAIGSLQGGKGRLSHPSISFNGDQGRIAVPCSDNGDQLRIFTFGVTNVARDNPHGSFDCVQQISVSGAKELSCLGVIQKKMTINATDDSYDKARQSMAQAEEETRSRAAIVIKHEGRFRGKKVTVRAPAPALAGLTKPRPSSRSLIRDIKAGVGLSKLRKGGACALNRNLEDVQRRPLRERVSHLLALRPYKRPELILRLQRDGLPAAEKDTLESMLMEVGQLNSRDNTFVLKDSLYKELQKDWPGYTSGDQQLLKRILVRRLFQPQQNLLTIPEAQVSPLRDTPNSSPAHRPLPHPPEEYTDPLLSKKPRISHLSVKTVAGKSRARTSKDATPKDVTTTAAAANERQTNSLDPRRLFDSLSAVCQREAEAAERLEPTPCSESPQEETKPTAVKPQPEPERPPSLLIVPERSRHTIKRKKSKHKHKNQEKDLRRDRKSRKKDPSPEVTNDKISLDGEEAEEKNAFEPEEEVADYLLTYSPILSPAQRQSYKQDFNREYSEYRDLHAHIDGVTRQFMELDSQRKRLHRESHKYKSNPNYDQEKSRCEYLHNKLAHIKKLISQYDQRQLGD; encoded by the exons ATGTCGGCGTTGCAGGAGAACCGGAGCTACGGGCTGTCCGGCGGGGACCCGAGCCGCGGCGGTAACGTCTCCGTTTTTCACGTCAAACTCACGGACAGCGCGGCGCGAGCTATCGGCTCCCTCCAAGGCGGAAAG GGTCGGTTGTCGCATCCCAGCATCAGTTTTAACGGGGACCAGGGG AGAATCGCCGTCCCCTGCTCGGACAACGGAGACCAGCTCAGGATCTTCACCTTCGGCGTCACCAACGTCGCCCGTGACAACCCACATGGAAGCTTCGACTGCGTCCAGCAGATCAGCGTTAG tgGCGCCAAAGAGCTTTCGTGTCTGGGGGTGATCCAGAAGAAGATGACGATCAACGCCACCGACGACTCGTACGACAAAGCCCGTCAGAGCATGGCTCAGGCCGAGGAGGAGACCCGTAGCCGGGCAGCCATCGTCATCAAACACGAGGGCCGCTTCCGGG gtAAGAAGGTGACTGTTCGAGCCCCGGCCCCCGCTCTGGCCGGCCTGACCAAACCCAGACCGTCATCCCGATCACTCATCAGAGACATCAAGGCGGGGGTCGGCTTGTCCAAGTTGAGGAAGGGTGGGGCTTGTGCTCTGAACAGGAACCTGGAGGACGTTCAGAGGCGACCGCTCAGGGAGAGGGTGTCACACCTTCTGGCTCTGAGGCCCTACAAGAGACCCGAACTCATCCTGAGGCTGCAGAGAGACGGGCTGCCGGCCGCAGAGAAAGACACCCTGGAGTCGATGCTGATGGAG GTTGGACAGCTGAACAGCAGAGACAACACGTTTGTTCTGAAGGACAGTCTTTACAAGGAGCTGCAGAAGGACTGGCCGGGATACACGTCAGGAGACCAGCAGCTGCTGAAACGCATCCTCGTCAG GAGGTTGTTTCAGCCACAGCAGAACCTCCTCACCATCCCCGAGGCCCAGGTCAGTCCCCTGAGAGACACCCCCAACTCCTCACCAGCACATCGTCCCCTGCCTCACCCACCGGAGGAGTACACCGACCCCCTGCTGAGTAAGAAGCCCAGGATCTCACACCTGTCCGTCAAGACGGTTGCCGGCAAGTCGAGAGCGAGGACGTCCAAAGATGCGACTCCAAAAGACGTTACGACGACGGCAGCAGCGGCAAACGAGAGGCAAACGAACTCGCTCGATCCCCGGAGGCTTTTTGACTCCCTGTCGGCGGTCTGCCAGCGCGAGGCGGAGGCAGCCGAGAGGCTCGAACCGACGCCCTGCAGCGAGTCGCCTCAGGAGGAGACCAAACCCACCGCCGTCAAACCCCAACCTGAGCCCGAGCGACCTCCGTCACTGCTAATCGTTCCTGAGCGGAGCAGACATACAatcaagaggaagaagagcaaacacaaacacaaaaatcag GAAAAGGATCTGCGCAGAGACCGGAAGTCGAGGAAGAAAGATCCAAGTCCAGAGGTTACAAACGACAAAATCTCTCTGGACGGTGAGG AGGCGGAAGAAAAGAACGCTTTTGAACCGGAAGAGGAAGTAGCGGACTACCTTCT GACGTACTCCCCCATCCTGAGTCCCGCCCAGCGGCAGAGCTACAAGCAGGACTTCAACCGCGAGTACAGCGAGTACCGAGACCTCCACGCCCACATCGACGGCGTCACCCGGCAGTTCATGGAGCTGGACTCGCAGCGCAAACGGCTTCACCGCGAGTCGCACAAGTACAAG TCGAACCCCAACTACGACCAGGAAAAGAGTCGCTGTGAATATCTACACAACAAACTGGCTCACATCAAGAAGCTCATATCGCAGTACGACCAGCGGCAACTCGGGGACTGA
- the LOC137611210 gene encoding RNA polymerase II elongation factor ELL-like isoform X1 has protein sequence MSALQENRSYGLSGGDPSRGGNVSVFHVKLTDSAARAIGSLQGGKGRLSHPSISFNGDQGRIAVPCSDNGDQLRIFTFGVTNVARDNPHGSFDCVQQISVSGAKELSCLGVIQKKMTINATDDSYDKARQSMAQAEEETRSRAAIVIKHEGRFRGKKVTVRAPAPALAGLTKPRPSSRSLIRDIKAGVGLSKLRKGGACALNRNLEDVQRRPLRERVSHLLALRPYKRPELILRLQRDGLPAAEKDTLESMLMEVGQLNSRDNTFVLKDSLYKELQKDWPGYTSGDQQLLKRILVRRLFQPQQNLLTIPEAQVSPLRDTPNSSPAHRPLPHPPEEYTDPLLSKKPRISHLSVKTVAGKSRARTSKDATPKDVTTTAAAANERQTNSLDPRRLFDSLSAVCQREAEAAERLEPTPCSESPQEETKPTAVKPQPEPERPPSLLIVPERSRHTIKRKKSKHKHKNQEKDLRRDRKSRKKDPSPEVTNDKISLDGEEAEEKNAFEPEEEVADYLLTYSPILSPAQRQSYKQDFNREYSEYRDLHAHIDGVTRQFMELDSQRKRLHRESHKYKTVHNKILHEYRKIKKSNPNYDQEKSRCEYLHNKLAHIKKLISQYDQRQLGD, from the exons ATGTCGGCGTTGCAGGAGAACCGGAGCTACGGGCTGTCCGGCGGGGACCCGAGCCGCGGCGGTAACGTCTCCGTTTTTCACGTCAAACTCACGGACAGCGCGGCGCGAGCTATCGGCTCCCTCCAAGGCGGAAAG GGTCGGTTGTCGCATCCCAGCATCAGTTTTAACGGGGACCAGGGG AGAATCGCCGTCCCCTGCTCGGACAACGGAGACCAGCTCAGGATCTTCACCTTCGGCGTCACCAACGTCGCCCGTGACAACCCACATGGAAGCTTCGACTGCGTCCAGCAGATCAGCGTTAG tgGCGCCAAAGAGCTTTCGTGTCTGGGGGTGATCCAGAAGAAGATGACGATCAACGCCACCGACGACTCGTACGACAAAGCCCGTCAGAGCATGGCTCAGGCCGAGGAGGAGACCCGTAGCCGGGCAGCCATCGTCATCAAACACGAGGGCCGCTTCCGGG gtAAGAAGGTGACTGTTCGAGCCCCGGCCCCCGCTCTGGCCGGCCTGACCAAACCCAGACCGTCATCCCGATCACTCATCAGAGACATCAAGGCGGGGGTCGGCTTGTCCAAGTTGAGGAAGGGTGGGGCTTGTGCTCTGAACAGGAACCTGGAGGACGTTCAGAGGCGACCGCTCAGGGAGAGGGTGTCACACCTTCTGGCTCTGAGGCCCTACAAGAGACCCGAACTCATCCTGAGGCTGCAGAGAGACGGGCTGCCGGCCGCAGAGAAAGACACCCTGGAGTCGATGCTGATGGAG GTTGGACAGCTGAACAGCAGAGACAACACGTTTGTTCTGAAGGACAGTCTTTACAAGGAGCTGCAGAAGGACTGGCCGGGATACACGTCAGGAGACCAGCAGCTGCTGAAACGCATCCTCGTCAG GAGGTTGTTTCAGCCACAGCAGAACCTCCTCACCATCCCCGAGGCCCAGGTCAGTCCCCTGAGAGACACCCCCAACTCCTCACCAGCACATCGTCCCCTGCCTCACCCACCGGAGGAGTACACCGACCCCCTGCTGAGTAAGAAGCCCAGGATCTCACACCTGTCCGTCAAGACGGTTGCCGGCAAGTCGAGAGCGAGGACGTCCAAAGATGCGACTCCAAAAGACGTTACGACGACGGCAGCAGCGGCAAACGAGAGGCAAACGAACTCGCTCGATCCCCGGAGGCTTTTTGACTCCCTGTCGGCGGTCTGCCAGCGCGAGGCGGAGGCAGCCGAGAGGCTCGAACCGACGCCCTGCAGCGAGTCGCCTCAGGAGGAGACCAAACCCACCGCCGTCAAACCCCAACCTGAGCCCGAGCGACCTCCGTCACTGCTAATCGTTCCTGAGCGGAGCAGACATACAatcaagaggaagaagagcaaacacaaacacaaaaatcag GAAAAGGATCTGCGCAGAGACCGGAAGTCGAGGAAGAAAGATCCAAGTCCAGAGGTTACAAACGACAAAATCTCTCTGGACGGTGAGG AGGCGGAAGAAAAGAACGCTTTTGAACCGGAAGAGGAAGTAGCGGACTACCTTCT GACGTACTCCCCCATCCTGAGTCCCGCCCAGCGGCAGAGCTACAAGCAGGACTTCAACCGCGAGTACAGCGAGTACCGAGACCTCCACGCCCACATCGACGGCGTCACCCGGCAGTTCATGGAGCTGGACTCGCAGCGCAAACGGCTTCACCGCGAGTCGCACAAGTACAAG ACGGTTCATAATAAAATTCTCCACGAATATCGCAAAATCAAGAAG TCGAACCCCAACTACGACCAGGAAAAGAGTCGCTGTGAATATCTACACAACAAACTGGCTCACATCAAGAAGCTCATATCGCAGTACGACCAGCGGCAACTCGGGGACTGA